A region from the Ctenopharyngodon idella isolate HZGC_01 chromosome 13, HZGC01, whole genome shotgun sequence genome encodes:
- the LOC127525069 gene encoding lysophosphatidylserine lipase ABHD12-like isoform X2: MKRRINKSERKFQSAGRLQKPKDLNEHPRSQWVWTWTKMGLLSVCVLSATVPFLLYLFSDYVDLSRPSDIGLNHTINIYLKPEEGVRVGVWYTVPEHRWKEAQGQNLEWYEKALADGSPIFIYLHGNGGNRSAPHRIGIANVLSAVGYHVLALDYRGFGDSTGEPTEAGLSTDALYLYDWVKARSGNSLVCVWGHSLGSGVSTNTAVKLLEQGKQFDGIILEGAFLTGRVAPNQIFEHPFSWFYWKFPYIQFFLFNPLKNNIVEFPNDKNLQKIRTPIMILHAEDDHLVPFTSAQEIYRIAKKAQNSDERVKLVPFKGSLGYLHNGLYKDPGLPDIIREFVQSLKA; the protein is encoded by the exons ATGAAGCGAAGAATCAATAAATCTGAAAGAAAATTTCAGTCTGCAGGGAGATTGCAGAAACCTAAGGATTTAAATGAGCATCCAAG ATCTCAGTGGGTGTGGACTTGGACTAAAATGGGACTCCTTTCAGTGTGTGTGCTTTCTGCAACAGTACCATTTCTTCTGTATCTCTTCTCTG ACTATGTTGACCTCAGCCGACCTTCGGATATAGGTCTCAATCACACTATAAATATCTACCTCAAACCAGAGGAGGGAGTGAGAGTGGGCGTGTG GTATACCGTACCTGAACATAGATGGAAGGAGGCGCAGGGGCAGAATCTAGAGTGGTATGAGAAAGCTCTGGCGGATGGATCGCCAATTTTCATCTACCTCCATGGCAATGGGGGTAACAG ATCTGCACCCCACCGTATTGGAATTGCAAAT GTCTTGAGTGCTGTTGGATATCATGTCTTGGCGTTGGACTACAGAG GTTTCGGGGACTCCACTGGGGAACCTACAGAGGCCGGTCTGAGTACTGATGCCTTATACTTGTATGACTGGGTTAAGGCACGCAGTGGAAACAgcctggtgtgtgtgtgggggcaCTCGCTTGGTAGTGG TGTATCAACTAACACTGCAGTGAAATTACTGGAGCAAG GAAAACAGTTTGATGGAATAATACTTGAGGGTGCATTCCTGACTGGGCGAGTGGCACCTAATCAAATTTTTGAACACCCTTTTTCCTGG TTTTATTGGAAGTTCCCATACATTCAGTTTTTCCTTTTCAATCCACTGAAAAACAACATTGTGGAATTTCCAAATGATAAGAA tTTGCAGAAAATTAGAACTCCCATTATGATTCTCCATGCTGAAGACGACCATTTAGTGCCCTTCACCTCGGCTCAAGAg ATTTACAGAATCGCAAAAAAGGCCCAGAACTCCGATGAACGGGTCAAGCTGGTACCATTTAAAGGATCGCTTGGATATCTTCATAATGGGCTATATAAAGACCCTGGTTTGCCAGATATCATAAG GGAGTTTGTGCAGTCACTGAAGGCATGA
- the LOC127525069 gene encoding lysophosphatidylserine lipase ABHD12-like isoform X1 has product MKRRINKSERKFQSAGRLQKPKDLNEHPRVHTITTENILSSTTTKLSCKQRSQWVWTWTKMGLLSVCVLSATVPFLLYLFSDYVDLSRPSDIGLNHTINIYLKPEEGVRVGVWYTVPEHRWKEAQGQNLEWYEKALADGSPIFIYLHGNGGNRSAPHRIGIANVLSAVGYHVLALDYRGFGDSTGEPTEAGLSTDALYLYDWVKARSGNSLVCVWGHSLGSGVSTNTAVKLLEQGKQFDGIILEGAFLTGRVAPNQIFEHPFSWFYWKFPYIQFFLFNPLKNNIVEFPNDKNLQKIRTPIMILHAEDDHLVPFTSAQEIYRIAKKAQNSDERVKLVPFKGSLGYLHNGLYKDPGLPDIIREFVQSLKA; this is encoded by the exons ATGAAGCGAAGAATCAATAAATCTGAAAGAAAATTTCAGTCTGCAGGGAGATTGCAGAAACCTAAGGATTTAAATGAGCATCCAAG AGTTCATACCATTacaacagaaaacattttatcttcAACAACTACAAAGTTGAGTTGTAAACAAAG ATCTCAGTGGGTGTGGACTTGGACTAAAATGGGACTCCTTTCAGTGTGTGTGCTTTCTGCAACAGTACCATTTCTTCTGTATCTCTTCTCTG ACTATGTTGACCTCAGCCGACCTTCGGATATAGGTCTCAATCACACTATAAATATCTACCTCAAACCAGAGGAGGGAGTGAGAGTGGGCGTGTG GTATACCGTACCTGAACATAGATGGAAGGAGGCGCAGGGGCAGAATCTAGAGTGGTATGAGAAAGCTCTGGCGGATGGATCGCCAATTTTCATCTACCTCCATGGCAATGGGGGTAACAG ATCTGCACCCCACCGTATTGGAATTGCAAAT GTCTTGAGTGCTGTTGGATATCATGTCTTGGCGTTGGACTACAGAG GTTTCGGGGACTCCACTGGGGAACCTACAGAGGCCGGTCTGAGTACTGATGCCTTATACTTGTATGACTGGGTTAAGGCACGCAGTGGAAACAgcctggtgtgtgtgtgggggcaCTCGCTTGGTAGTGG TGTATCAACTAACACTGCAGTGAAATTACTGGAGCAAG GAAAACAGTTTGATGGAATAATACTTGAGGGTGCATTCCTGACTGGGCGAGTGGCACCTAATCAAATTTTTGAACACCCTTTTTCCTGG TTTTATTGGAAGTTCCCATACATTCAGTTTTTCCTTTTCAATCCACTGAAAAACAACATTGTGGAATTTCCAAATGATAAGAA tTTGCAGAAAATTAGAACTCCCATTATGATTCTCCATGCTGAAGACGACCATTTAGTGCCCTTCACCTCGGCTCAAGAg ATTTACAGAATCGCAAAAAAGGCCCAGAACTCCGATGAACGGGTCAAGCTGGTACCATTTAAAGGATCGCTTGGATATCTTCATAATGGGCTATATAAAGACCCTGGTTTGCCAGATATCATAAG GGAGTTTGTGCAGTCACTGAAGGCATGA
- the LOC127525069 gene encoding lysophosphatidylserine lipase ABHD12-like isoform X3: MGLLSVCVLSATVPFLLYLFSDYVDLSRPSDIGLNHTINIYLKPEEGVRVGVWYTVPEHRWKEAQGQNLEWYEKALADGSPIFIYLHGNGGNRSAPHRIGIANVLSAVGYHVLALDYRGFGDSTGEPTEAGLSTDALYLYDWVKARSGNSLVCVWGHSLGSGVSTNTAVKLLEQGKQFDGIILEGAFLTGRVAPNQIFEHPFSWFYWKFPYIQFFLFNPLKNNIVEFPNDKNLQKIRTPIMILHAEDDHLVPFTSAQEIYRIAKKAQNSDERVKLVPFKGSLGYLHNGLYKDPGLPDIIREFVQSLKA; encoded by the exons ATGGGACTCCTTTCAGTGTGTGTGCTTTCTGCAACAGTACCATTTCTTCTGTATCTCTTCTCTG ACTATGTTGACCTCAGCCGACCTTCGGATATAGGTCTCAATCACACTATAAATATCTACCTCAAACCAGAGGAGGGAGTGAGAGTGGGCGTGTG GTATACCGTACCTGAACATAGATGGAAGGAGGCGCAGGGGCAGAATCTAGAGTGGTATGAGAAAGCTCTGGCGGATGGATCGCCAATTTTCATCTACCTCCATGGCAATGGGGGTAACAG ATCTGCACCCCACCGTATTGGAATTGCAAAT GTCTTGAGTGCTGTTGGATATCATGTCTTGGCGTTGGACTACAGAG GTTTCGGGGACTCCACTGGGGAACCTACAGAGGCCGGTCTGAGTACTGATGCCTTATACTTGTATGACTGGGTTAAGGCACGCAGTGGAAACAgcctggtgtgtgtgtgggggcaCTCGCTTGGTAGTGG TGTATCAACTAACACTGCAGTGAAATTACTGGAGCAAG GAAAACAGTTTGATGGAATAATACTTGAGGGTGCATTCCTGACTGGGCGAGTGGCACCTAATCAAATTTTTGAACACCCTTTTTCCTGG TTTTATTGGAAGTTCCCATACATTCAGTTTTTCCTTTTCAATCCACTGAAAAACAACATTGTGGAATTTCCAAATGATAAGAA tTTGCAGAAAATTAGAACTCCCATTATGATTCTCCATGCTGAAGACGACCATTTAGTGCCCTTCACCTCGGCTCAAGAg ATTTACAGAATCGCAAAAAAGGCCCAGAACTCCGATGAACGGGTCAAGCTGGTACCATTTAAAGGATCGCTTGGATATCTTCATAATGGGCTATATAAAGACCCTGGTTTGCCAGATATCATAAG GGAGTTTGTGCAGTCACTGAAGGCATGA